In the Parasphingorhabdus halotolerans genome, ATCTTATCTGCTGGGAGCACTGGATGCCAATGGCGCGAGCAGCGATGCACAATCTGGGGGAAGCGGTGCATGTCTCCGCATGGCCCACAGTAAGGGAAACTTACTCCATCGCATCCAGACATTATGCTTTTGAGGGCGGTTGCCATGTTTTGGCAGCAGGAACCCTTTTACACCGGGATGATTTGATGAACGGCCTAAAACTGGTCGACGGCGATGCCGATGCCAAGGCGCTGTTTGGCGAAATCCCTGATCAGCGACTCCAATTTGGCGGAAGCCAGATAATCGCGCCGGATGGTTTGGTATTGGTAGAAGCAGGGCAAGAGAATATTATTCTGCAGGCAGATATTGATCTCAACAAGGGATTGGAGGCCAAAGCAGCGCTGGATGTTGATGGACATTATTCTCGTCCCGATGTGTTTGATTTGACGGTTGATACCCGGGAACAGCTTGGCGTAACCTGGGGCGATGCTGAGAAGAGCTGAGCGCTGTTATCTCACGAAACTGGACACTAGTTCGACGTGGGTGGACCAGAGAAACTGACCCACAGGCCAAACTTCTTTGAGCTTGTAACCCGCTTCGCAAAGTGTTTTCGCGTCGCGCGCAAAACTTGCCGGATTACAGCTAATGTAGCAGATTTTGGGAACCTCCGATTTTGCC is a window encoding:
- a CDS encoding carbon-nitrogen hydrolase family protein, encoding MQTAPIPLAINHGIAQAEKLAKQAAEDGAQLIAFGETFLGGYPIWLDEAPGAALWDHPGTKALHRILMEQAVVANDPRFVGLQELCDTRDVCISIGAHERHRSSLYNTQLMFRPGKIPLNHRKLVPTHAERLIWNRGDGSTINVHQAEWGNVGHLICWEHWMPMARAAMHNLGEAVHVSAWPTVRETYSIASRHYAFEGGCHVLAAGTLLHRDDLMNGLKLVDGDADAKALFGEIPDQRLQFGGSQIIAPDGLVLVEAGQENIILQADIDLNKGLEAKAALDVDGHYSRPDVFDLTVDTREQLGVTWGDAEKS